The following nucleotide sequence is from Streptomyces pactum.
GTTCCGCGCGGAGGCACTCGATCAGGTAGTCGCCGGTGCGGGGGTCGAGGGTGACGCCGTGGGTCTCGCTGCGGAAGCCGGGGAAGCGGCGGTCGAAGTCCTCCAGGGCGCGGAGGTAGCGGAGCAGCGGGCCGTCGGTGGTGCCGGTGGACTCGCCGGGCATGAGGACGGGGATGCCGGGCGGCGTGACGGTGACCATGGCGGCGGCGACGCGGTCCGCGGCCTTCGCCACCGGGACGCGTTCGGTGCCGCCGCGGATCAGCTTCTGGTAGCAGTGCTGCGGTGGCAGTACCGGCTCGGGCAGGTGACGGAACGCGGCGTCGAGCGCGTCGATCAACTCGGCCCGGGCCAGGTGCTCGTGCATCTGCAGACACAGCTGTTCGAGGGTGAGCCCGGCGTAGCGGTCGGAGTACTCGCCGACCAGGTCGGGCAGTGCCCGCTCCAGCGGGGCGCCGCCGTCGTGGAGGGCCTTGAAGTCCATCAGGGCGTCCATGAGGGTGCCCCACTTGCCCTTGGTGATGCCCATGGAGAAGAGGATCAGCGTGCTGTAGCTGTCGGTCTTCTCCACCACGATCCCGCGGGTGGCGAGATAGGCGGTGAGGATCCGGGCGGGAACGCCCCACTCGGACCGCCGGCCGGTGGCGGTGATGCCCGGGCAGGTGAGCGTGACCTTGATCGGGTCGAGCAGGCAGTCCCCCTCTTCGAGGCCGGTGAAGCCGTGCCATTCGGCGCCCGGTTCCAGGTACCAGCAGCGCGGCTCCCGTGCGAGCAGGGAGGCGGGAAGCTCGGTGAAGTCGGTCCGCTCGCCGGTGCGGGGGTCGGTGAGGGAGTCCGGCTGCCACACGCCGAAGAACCACCCCGGCCGGTCGCCCGCGTCGGCGATCCGCCGCCCCGTGGTCACGACGGCCTTCCGGAAGCGGATGGCCTCGATGACGGCCTCGTCGATGAGCGCCCGGCCCGGTGCGCCGTCCATCATGGCCGTGGCCACGTCCAGCGAGGCGATCCCCGGATAGAAGGGGGATGTGGTGCCGTGCATCATGAACGCCTCGTTGAACCGGTCGTGGTCGACCGGCGCCCTCGGCGCCGACTTCACATGCACCATCGCGGTCTGCGACAGGGCCGCGAGGAGCTTGTGGGTCGACTGGGTGGCGAACACCGTGGGCCGCACCTCGTCGTCGAGGGCGTCCGGGCCGACCGCCATCCCGTACCGGCCCTCGTAGAGCGGATGGAAGCGCGCGTAGCCGAACCACGCCTCGTCGAAGTGCAGGCGGGGGGTGCTGGGTGCCAGCCGGCGGGCGGTGCGCACGGCGTCGTAGCACAGGCCGTCGTAGGTGGAGTTGGTGATCACCGCGTACTGGGCCCGGGGAGAGACGGCGCCGGCCGTGAGCGGGTTCGCCCCCACCGTGGCCCGTACCGCCGCCGGGTCGGTGTGTGCCGACGGCACCGGCCCGGCCAGTCCGTACCCGTTGCGGGTGGGCACCAGGTAGACGGGGCGGGCGCCGGAGATCACCAGGCCGTGCAGGACGGACTTGTGGCAGTTGCGGTCCACCAGCGCGATCTCGTCGCGGGTGACGCTGTAGTGGCCCACCATGCGGTCGGCCGTGGAGTCCCCGTGCAGCACGAAGTAGGTCCGGTCCGCGCCGAAGACGCGGGCCGCGTTGCGTTCGGCCTCGCCGATCGGGCCGGTGTGCTCGAACAGCGAGCCCAGCTCGCCGACCGAGATCGACAGGTCCGTGCGGAACAGGCGCTCGCCGTAGTAGTCGAAGAACTGCCGGCCGACCGGGGACTTCAGGAACGCGACGCCACCGGAGTGCGCCGGGGTGTGCCAGGAGTACTCGTGCGCCTGGTCGAAGCGGCGCAGCGCCTTGAAGAAGGGCGGCAGGATCGCCTCGTGGTAGCCGCGGGCGGCGGAGGCCACCCGCCCGGCGATGAAGGCGGGGGTGTCCTCGAACGGCCAGACGTAGCCGGAGACCACCTCGGAGACCCACAGCGGCAGTTGCTCGAACGCCTGGCCGTCGTCCGCCCCGTGCGCCATCACCAGGAGCACCGGCAGGTCCTTGAACCGCTGTCCGATCAGCCGTAGGACGGCCGCGCCACCGCCCTCGGGATCCGGATCACCGCCGGGCAGGTCCCAGGCCACCACCGCTCCCGCGAGACCGGCCTCCATCCGCAGGACGGCCCGGGCGTCCTCGACGTGCGAAGCCCACCGCACCTCCAGTCCCTGGGATTCCAGTTCCTTGCCGATCCTGGTCAGCTGCTCGCCGACACGGACCGGACCCTCGGGCACCGCCACCAGAACCGCACCGTTCACCATGCCCAGCACTCCTGCCGATTCCGGGGATGTGGAAGGCCCCTCAGTGTCCTCTCGCCCGGGCCCGGCGCACCGATTTTCAGATCGGCTTCACCGGATCGGGTGGCCGATCGCGGTTCGGCCCCGGCCGGCACGGTCCCTCGCGTATCCGGCCGGCCGTCCGGTCCGCAGCGGGTGACAGCGACGTCACTCCGCAGGAGGTGGAGGAGCACACGTTGCTGCGCGCCGCGCGGCCGGAACGTGGACGGTTCGAGGCACCGCCGCGGGGGCGTAACGGGCTGGGGACATGCCCGCCCGGGCCTGCCCCCGGGCCCTGGCCGACTCCTTCGCCACCGTCCTGCGGGGACTTGCGCAACGAGCCCAGGACGGGCCGAGGCCTGCCTGCCGACCGCGGCGGCCGACGTGGCGCCGGCCTGCCCGGCCGGCAGGGCGACACCGGTCTGTTCGCTCTCCCCGACCAGCGGGACCACGTTCCACGGCGGTGCTGCCCTCGCCGTCGATCTCGCGGACGCGTGCGCGCAGCCGCCGGCACAGGTGCCGGCGCGTGTCATTCCGTCGGAGTGCCGATCCGAAGCCGGTTGCCGTCAGGGTCGCGCAGCTCGATCTCACGTGCCCACGGGGCGTCCTGCACCCGCACCCCGAACTCGGAGGCGATGGCCTCGACGTCATGTACACGGAGGTAGACCAACGTGTCGGGGCGGGCATCGCCCTCGTGCTCCGACAGGAACAACCGCACTCCGCCCCGGGCGACCTCGACGAACGCCGGAAGTTCCGGTTCGAAGCGGTGTTCCCACTGCTTGGCGAAGCCCAGTCGCTCGTACCAGGCGGCCGCCGCCCCGGCATCCTCGACCCGGAGAATGGGAATGGCTTCCTCGTTCATGGCGTCATCGTCGCAGATCACCCCGGCCGGCCGCTGTCTCCGCCCGTACGGTGGACGGCACCGCTCCCCCGCAGCGGCCTGCCGTCCCCGGCGGGCTCCCGGCACCCGGCCGGAGCCCTCCGTGAGGGCTCCGGCCGGGTGCCGGTGGCGCGGACGACGGTGGAGTGCCGGCGCACCATTCCGGTCTGACGGACCTCCTTCACACCCGGCGGGTGAGCCGACGGACCGGGAGCGGCCCGCCCGCCCGGTCACCTTCGTGGCTCCTGCCCGGCGGTCAGTGCGTCCGCCGCTTGCCGTGGTAGCGCTGGGCGAGCCGGGCGAGGGCGACAGCACCGAGCAGCAGGCCGAAGTCGCGCAGCGCGATGTCGTAGTAGTCGGGGATGGTGAGCAGGTTGACGATGATGCCCGCGAGCCATGCGGCCACCAGCCAGCCCCCGAAGCGCGGGGCGAGCGCGACGACAAGGCCTGCGACGATTTCGATCACTCCGACGGCGTACATGGCCTGCTGGGCGCTGCCCGGCACGATGTCGTTGATCCAGGGCGCGAGGTAGGTGGGCCAGTCCACGAGCAGGTTGGCGAACTTGTCCAGCCCGAACAGGATCGGCGCCACCGTGAACCCGGTGCGCAGGATGACGAACGCCTGGTAGCCGGGGTCGGCGAGCGCGGCCCGACGCGAGTCGGCGGACGGAGTGGTTGTGGTTGCGGTTGCGGACGACATGACGCCCACCCTTCTATCGACAACTCTCACTATCAATAGAAGCGCGCCGGCTTTCTTTAGTCAATCGCCATGGGTTTTACACTGGTGTTCGTGGATCACCCGAAGGAAGCACCCCGCCCCGAGATCGCCGCCGTCGCCGCGCTCGACGAACCGAACCGCAGGAGGCTCTACGACTACGTCGTGCGCCGGCCGGGGCCGGTCAGCCGCGACGAGGCCGCCGAGGCCCTCGGCCTTGCCCGGCAGACCGCCGCGTTCCACCTGGACCGGCTGACCGACGAAGCCCTGCTCGACGTCGTCTACGAACGGCGCAGCGGTCGCACCGGCCCGGGTGCGGGCCGGCCCGCCAAGCTCTACAAGCGTTCCAGCAAGCAGGTCACCGTCAGCCTGCCCGAGCGCCACTACGAGCTGGCCGGACGGCTCCTCGCCCAGGCGCTGGAGGAATCCGAGGCCACCGGTGAACCGGTCCGTCCGGTCCTGCACCGCAAGGCCCACGAGCTGGGCACACAGCTCGCCGGGCCCGACG
It contains:
- a CDS encoding Orn/Lys/Arg decarboxylase N-terminal domain-containing protein, coding for MVNGAVLVAVPEGPVRVGEQLTRIGKELESQGLEVRWASHVEDARAVLRMEAGLAGAVVAWDLPGGDPDPEGGGAAVLRLIGQRFKDLPVLLVMAHGADDGQAFEQLPLWVSEVVSGYVWPFEDTPAFIAGRVASAARGYHEAILPPFFKALRRFDQAHEYSWHTPAHSGGVAFLKSPVGRQFFDYYGERLFRTDLSISVGELGSLFEHTGPIGEAERNAARVFGADRTYFVLHGDSTADRMVGHYSVTRDEIALVDRNCHKSVLHGLVISGARPVYLVPTRNGYGLAGPVPSAHTDPAAVRATVGANPLTAGAVSPRAQYAVITNSTYDGLCYDAVRTARRLAPSTPRLHFDEAWFGYARFHPLYEGRYGMAVGPDALDDEVRPTVFATQSTHKLLAALSQTAMVHVKSAPRAPVDHDRFNEAFMMHGTTSPFYPGIASLDVATAMMDGAPGRALIDEAVIEAIRFRKAVVTTGRRIADAGDRPGWFFGVWQPDSLTDPRTGERTDFTELPASLLAREPRCWYLEPGAEWHGFTGLEEGDCLLDPIKVTLTCPGITATGRRSEWGVPARILTAYLATRGIVVEKTDSYSTLILFSMGITKGKWGTLMDALMDFKALHDGGAPLERALPDLVGEYSDRYAGLTLEQLCLQMHEHLARAELIDALDAAFRHLPEPVLPPQHCYQKLIRGGTERVPVAKAADRVAAAMVTVTPPGIPVLMPGESTGTTDGPLLRYLRALEDFDRRFPGFRSETHGVTLDPRTGDYLIECLRAEP
- a CDS encoding glyoxalase superfamily protein, whose amino-acid sequence is MNEEAIPILRVEDAGAAAAWYERLGFAKQWEHRFEPELPAFVEVARGGVRLFLSEHEGDARPDTLVYLRVHDVEAIASEFGVRVQDAPWAREIELRDPDGNRLRIGTPTE
- a CDS encoding helix-turn-helix transcriptional regulator produces the protein MFVDHPKEAPRPEIAAVAALDEPNRRRLYDYVVRRPGPVSRDEAAEALGLARQTAAFHLDRLTDEALLDVVYERRSGRTGPGAGRPAKLYKRSSKQVTVSLPERHYELAGRLLAQALEESEATGEPVRPVLHRKAHELGTQLAGPDGAGVFAVLEANGFEPRRDGDAIVLGNCPFHALAREHTRTVCGMNLHLLRGVLDGLAESDLQACLAPGPGHCCVRLEPAPPPATGVRPS